tgaaaattagtGGGAACAATCCTAAGGTAGGCTAAGTACTGAAGCCAGCGCAGACGAAATATGTATGAAAGAttacattttcattaatggAGTATACATGCTTAACTACATTTACAatatgtaaaatatttaaaatctaAATATTGACATCGCATGTTCAATTACTGCTGCTATCCAGTTCATAGAAGTATGCTAATGaaagatttaaaattgaatggGAAGTTACTTCATCAACGCTGACAGAAATTGATTTAGTAATTTACGGCATTTTTTAGTAGAatgtttttcaaattttattaattttgaacatggcaatttgattttttttctctactAATTTCCTTCTGCTTTTAAGCTGATAGCGTAAGGTTGAGTTTCACAAAGTTGTTGGAatgttttatatttaatcaAACTTGATTCTCCcttatttctattttcgGGTATAATGATTTGTAGCACATTAATGTAGTCATCTGACAAATCTcttataatattatttctCAGTATCGCTCTATGCTCCATAGAAATGATCAGAGTATATACATATTCCCAGCTGTATtcaataatgaattaaatttaataacaGTCAAATAATGCTACAATTCTTTATCCCATATGCCTTCATTTTAGATAATTGACATCAGGATACCGTAGGTATTGCTTATTCTTACTTATCATGGTGTTGGTCGCTTCAGCAAATACTTCCAATATAGATAATCAATTCTTTAAACTCTCATGAAAAGTTTAGTAAACCTTTGGGGAATCTATCCATTCATTAGAAATAATTCTCTCCATGGTTTTGCCAAAATACCTAGAATAGTCAGCACTATCCCCAGACAACTCCGCTTCTCATCTCTACGACATCCTACTAGACAAATGGACTTGATACATGACACTGTCGTAGTTGAAAATCTTAACACATTTGCTGTAGTGGGTCAAGACCAatggaaaagaaaggaaCCTCAGCCAGTGCAAATTGATGTATATATGAGAAACAATGTTCAGTTAGCTGGAGAAAAAGACGAGTTAAAATCAACGATTCATTACGGTATAGCTTCTAAGCTATTacgaaaagaaattgaagggtctttttttacaacCCCTAAAGATTTGGTCAATAAAATTGCAAGTTTATGTTTTGAAGACGTTATTGATACCTCGCATGTTTCTATTAAGCTTACTTTACCCAAATGTGTTTTAAGGTCTAAAAATGGATTGCACTATTATGCTGAGCGCGAACGCAATTCTACCAGTAACTTTGTAGATCGTATTGAATTCTCGGATTTGGAGTTAGCTACGATATTAGGAATTCACGCATTTGAACGACAAGAGAAGCAAAGAGTTTGCTTAAATATATCATTTGCAAATACGGAGGTCGAAGCTTTAGAGATCGCGCGCGCAATCGCCGAATATGTCGAACAATCTGCTTTCCTGACTATAGAAGCTTTGGTTGTCAATCTTTCAAAGTATCTTTGTTTTACAAAGAATCTAGACGATATAAGCATTAAAGCTGAGAAACCTAGTGCTATCACATTCGCCAATGCTTCTGCGGTGCAAATTTATCGAACACGGTCGTACTTTTTACAAGAGTCTCTGCATAAATACGAATCCACTAAGAACAAAATTGCTTATTTGTCTTTTGGTTCAAATATTGGTGACAAATTTGAGCAAATCCAAACAGCATTATCTATGTTGCATAAAATAGAGGGTATTCGTGTGTTGGATGTTTCCCCTTTGTACGAAACAGAGCCGATGTATTATAAAGACCaaccttcttttttgaacgGTGTTTGCAAAATTGAAACCAGAATGTCGCCTATCAATCTTTTAAGAGCTTGTCAATCCATTGAACAAGAAATGGGTCGaatcaaaacaattttaaaaggaCCAAGGTGTATAGATCTCGATATTGTCTTGTACGAAGATTGTGTTTATGAATCAGAAGTTTTGACTATTCCCCATTTAGGGCTGCAAGAACGTGAGTTTGTTTTACGTCCATTGCTGGCCTTGAGCCCAGACTTAGTACACCCTTATACCCATCAGCCCTTACAAGAAGCTCTTGATAAATTGCCTTCACAAGGAATAAGATTGTACTCATCTTTtgacaacaaaaaaatcattaatggCGCCTTAACAATGGGAATTTTGAACGTGACCCCCGACTCGTTTTCTGATGGTGGTAAAGTCTCGCAGAATAATATCcttgaaaaagcaaaaagtaTGGTTGGAGATGGTGCTTCTATCCTAGATATAGGTGGGCAGTCTACTAAACCTGGAGCTGATCCCGTGTCTGTTGAGGAAGAACTCAGAAGAGTAATACCTATGATTAGTTTACTTCGAAGCTCAGGGATTACAGTACCCATCAGTATCGATACttattattcaaaagttGCAAAACTAGCCATTGAGGCAGGTGctaatattattaatgatGTGACTGGAGGGATGGGTGATGAGAAAATGTTACCATTAGCTGCAAGTTTACAGGTGCCCATTTGTATTATGCATATGAGAGGGACACCAGAAACTATGAAAGCACTTTCAatatatgaaaaagatATCGTTGAAGAAGTTGCTGTCGAGTTGTCGTCTCGCGTGGAAGCTGCGGTTCAGTCCGGCGTTCATCGATACAATATTATACTGGATCCTGGCTTTGGATTTGCAAAAACACCTAAACAAAGTGCCGGTTTATTAGGAAGACTTCATGAACTGATGAAAAAACCGCAGTTTAAAGATATGCATTGGCTTTCGGGTCCAAGCCGTAAAGGGTTTACTGGTTACTTTACTGGAGACGCTAGCCCCAAAGACCGTATATGGGGTACTTCAGCTTGTGTTACAGCTAGTGTTTTACAAGGAGTAAGTATTGTACGTGTACATGACACTAAAGAAATGTCTAAAGTCGTTGGTATGGCTAATGCTATACGTTACGTACCTTAATTGCTTTGTTCTAAAATTCCAAgtttaatataattttgaaaactttgTAAAACAACAGTTAACGTAAGAAGTTGGTTatgtttaataaatcaaatcCAACGGGTTATCTTTCGTCGTTGTAGACCCGAGAATTTATCAATAACCAATGTAGTATCATTTTCTGACAATGTTCACGGATATTGTtaacaatttaattttgaattgGATATCTAATATTCACAGGttgaataaaattagtTTCATTATATCATCACATATTGTAATTTTAGTTAACGAGGATTATGTTTGTAagagaagagaaaataaCTGTGGCAATTATACACGCACTTGCAGATgcaattgtaaattttttagatataATGAATAGTTGTACCAAAAATGTTCCtgcttttacttttttttagaagatAGACATTGGAACGCGGCTTGCTTAAAAACCTGGCACGtgccttttttatttttcgtGCATTGGTAAAAACAGTACTGTTTAAGTATTAATAAGCTTAaattaattctttaaattcaCAGTctccaattttttctaaaattctTGATTTTGGTATTTTTGCTTAGCCTTCGCGTTcgttatatttatatactACCAACCACTTTAAACTAAACCAACCCCGTACCTTTGGTAAAGTAGCCACTACTGCTTTATAAAGctatttattgttaatcTCTTCCACAATGAAAGCAAATAGAGACTTTGGAAGAGATGGTGGCCCTTTTAGTATTACGCCGAATCGATTCCAGCCTAAATCCAGCGGAAATCCCATATTCCGACAGAAAACCATTCGAACTGTTGGGATAATTGCTTTAACACTGgtcttatttttattcttccATCGTTCattcttctcttcttttgGTGAATTTCCCAGTTTTTCTTCTACCGCGAACGCTCCTAATTCTGATGTGCAAGAATATGACTTGCGAAAAGTAATGAACGCTAAATTTACTGGAGATTATTCACCGAAAGAAAAGGTGTTGATTTGTGCTCCACTTCGAAATGCTGCAGAACATCttaatatgttttttggTCACATGAATAACCTGACTTATCCTCACGAACTTATAGACCTTGCCTTTCTAATTTCAGACACTGATGATAATACTCTCGAGGTTTTGAAGCAACATTTAGACGCTATTCAAAATGACGAGGACGAATCTAAGCATTTTAACAATGTCCTTATCATGCTAAAGGACTTCGGTGCTATTTTCGGTCAAGAATTCAGTGACCGTCATGGATTTGCGGCACAAGGTCCCCGAAGGAAATTAATGGCTCGTGCTCGTAATTGGCTTTTGTCAGCCGCTATACAGCCTTACCATTCTTGGGTTTACTGGAGAGATGTTGACGTGGAGACTGCTCCAAACACTATTTTGGAGGATCTTATGCGCCATGATAAAGACATTATTGTTCCTAACGTTTATAGACCCTTACCAGATTGGTTGGGCAATGAGCAACCATatgatttaaattcatGGGCTGAATCTGAGACTGCTCTTCAGCTTGCAGATACTTTGGGCGAAGACGACGTTATTGTAGAAGGATACGCAGAGTATGCTACCTGGCGCCCTCATTTGGCTTACCTTCGTGATCCTAATGGTGACCCATCTGTTGAAATGCCACTGGATGGTATTGGTGGTGTATCTATTATGTCTAAAGCTAAAGTACACCTAGAAGGTTGCGAGTTTCCCgcattttcatttgaaaaGCATGCTGAAACCGAaggatttggaaaaatggCTAAGCGGATGGGGTTTTCCGTTTACGGACTTCCTCACTATGTTATTTGGCATATTTATGAACCTAGCGATGATGATAAGCGTATTATGGCTGAAATGGAACGCGAAAGGAAAGAAAGGGAGGCCGCAGAGCTTGAAGAGGCTAAAAAGTATCAGACTGCTGGATTCACGCAACCAGATGATCAGGGTGCTGAAGAAGGTCCTTTGGCACATGCAGACGATCATGTTGATTAAGCTCCCTtactttgtaaaaaaattcctgaGCACAGTAACCATGTTTTACAGTCCTCtctcttctttatttaaatcgCTGCCCCTTTTCACTTACATATATAATGATGGTCGcgttttttctttattcttatttctttttatctcTTTTAAACATATGATCAAGACATAATTAGTAATTTTAGTGTTATTCTGccctcttttttttaacttggTATACGAACTCATAATGGGATGCACGTTAGGATGATGCTTGTTTCTTCAGTTGGTGCGCTTTAATGCTATGCCaggaaaaaaaggaagcTCTTGGTCTTATTCTCTCTTTAAGGACTTTTTCCTCCAAAAAGCCTTGTACATACAAACATCTTTAGTTTGTTGTTTATTCGACAGTGGGTAGGGCAATCattctctttctttacaTGCACCCATTAGGAATATATGCCATAGAACGCTGTAAATATACAAAGCAGTTACCATGGTTAAACGGCATTCATATTAATTCTATTACGATACTGATACATATCACTGtcgaaaagcaaatttcaGTAGAATTTGTTGATTAGTTTACTTAATGGTAATCTGCTCACGTAGcatgaaaagaaatttcaatttataaattgttGAAAACTTCATATTAAATCATTTCAATCGCATAGGTCATGTACAAATACTAAAAGAGGTTAAGTCGTCGAAGCTTTAATGTACAATAAAACGCGTAACTTCGTCTTTTATCCAAGAACCCttggttttttattcttcttttttaagttatttttcttcgttttGTGAAGGAAATCCTGCCAATTTCCCACACGATTATCTCTTGTCTCTTCCCAAACCTTTTCTGATTCTACACGACGCTTTCGTTCTCTTGCAATTTCATCTTGACGCGCTTGTTCTCTTTGCTGGTTTGCTAAATCGAGCTGCCGTGCTCGTCTTCTTGCAACTTCATCTGCAATAAGGATTTCACGCCAACGtacttttaaatcaaataaaaactgGTCTGAATGGACGTCTTCCGAATTTGGagacaattttttttctttcaatagTTGGTTCCTTGCAGCTGTGTAAGCCGAATCAAGAGATTCCCGAATCTTATCATTAACTAGATCAGACTCCgccttttttaaaatgtcgAATGCGTCTGCAGCTTTTGGGTTATCGCGATTTTTGTCTGGATGAAtcattaatgattttttccTGTACAAATTTCGAATATCATCAACACTCATTCCTGGCAAAATATCAAGAACATCATAtgcatttaatttaaaggaAGACAATATTCTGTCAATCTCACGTCCCTAAGTAAAGGTTAGAATTCATCGACTTTGTTTGATTAGCAAGTAATATACGCATAGGCAAAGTTATTCTATTGTTTCATTGTAGTATATAATCtgtataaacaaaaaaaaaaaaaattctgaGAATAAGATAAATCGAATCAACCTACTAAGGTACATCTAGAAATCTTCACATGCAATGTCAATAAAATGCTAAAACTTACTCTGTTTAAACTTCCTTCAACTCGATCTAAAAACTTTGCAACGTCTGCCATTTCTGACCGAGCCccaaaattgaaattacAAGAGtgcaaatttcaaaaatccTTTATAGATAAATTTGGTGGTGAGTTAGGTTTTGCATTCGCCAACTTCTGGTATCGAGGGTAAGAATCTGTAAGTACGTTTAGAAACAGGTTCTTTACATTTGTTCTTTAAATGTAATAATGTATATGAATATACATATTCATTTACATATCGATGTGTCTAaggtttaaaaatttaccgTCCGAGAGTGCTCTTACGAATCCCTAATTAAGTTTGAATATTAGTGCATATTAACTATTAATGGGTTTgcaatttaaaataagatGAATGAACTAGATGCTACAGATCCATCTGATTGGAACCAAACGAAAATACCATCGTTGAAGGGCTTGGATTCTTCTTTACGATGTCTGATTTGTCATGAATACTTTCGCGCCCCCTTAATTACTTCTTGCTCACACACCTTTTGTTCGTTTTGTATACGCGATTATCTGAGAGAACATCCTATGTGCCCTGCTTGTCGTGCTCCTGAGCAAGAAAGCCGCTTAAGAAAAAACACTATATTAGAAGAGATTTTAGAGTCCTTTAAAGTGATCAGGCCAACATTGTTTGAATTCTTAAAAGTAGAAAATGTGCCAAAGCCAGTACTTCAAGCTCCTGAAACAGTTATCGCACAGGATTCAGCTTCTGGCGATGAGGAATGGGAAGACGACTTGGCTTCAAATTCATCTCCTGCTTCTATAGCTAAAAAGACATCTAGGGATTCTAAAAAGAGGAAACGTGAGGATTTAGTTCACTGCCCTGCATGTTCAAATTTAGTTCCTCATAATCAAATTAATCAACACTTGGATTCTTGTCTTAACTCACCTTCTTCCCCgtcttcctcttcctcaccttataaaaataaggaTAATAGTAAATCTAATTCATTACTATCATTCAAAACAGATGATGATTCTATCACGAAGCGCAGGTTAAGGTCGTTTAACTCTGCAGATGAACTACCCTTGAAAGATCGAGTGCGGCTTCCCAAACTAACTTATGCACTCCTTTCCGAATCAAAAATTCGTTCCAAATTATCAGAGATGGGGCTTCCAACCGATGGACATAAACAACTATTACAACGTCGACATGCTAAATGGGTTACCCTTTACAATTCTAATTTAGACCAGAAACAACctgtttcaaaaagaaatttaattcGCCAACTTATAGATTGGGAGCGCGTTCAGTCGAAATCAATTGGagtagaaaaagaaaaactagGAGGGGGCGATTGGGAGAAGGCATACGCTGAGGATTTTGCTGATCTCATCAACCGTGCAAAACAATCAACAACTAACAAAAATGATTCATTGAGGAACACTGCTGTTGAATCTTCCACCGAACCTTCTACATCTAACGGTTTTCCTGCCACTTCAGTTAGTCCCCCTCTTACTATTGACCTTACCAATTCACAAACGGGATCCGATGGACCACAGTCCtaatcattaattttcgTTGGATTCGTTTTAAcgaattttcattatcagATTAACTTATTAGTTTATTTCGCTATATATAATCACATTAATAACCTGTagaaattttgatatttggtaaataaaataatatacaTTTTGAAAGTGGGGCATTTCTAGCTAGAAGGAATATTAGAAGCAGGTTGTTTGGAGACTTCGACTTCGTCAAGTGCTGCAACACACTCCTTCAAATCCTTCCAATCGATTTTTCcataaaacaattttgcTTCCTCTACAAAAGGCTTGGCACGAAAGGGAATGCGACATCTCAACCAAGCATCGGCAGTTAATACACACCAAAGTGCGGCTTTACGAGTTCGCTTATTAGAGAACGGGTCCGTAGATtcagtttttaaataagaaaGGGATTTAAAGAGAGTGTGAGTTTGTTGAAAGATCATTGCTCTTCCTACAGGACCCAATCTCTTAGAATAAAGCAAACCTGCATTCCAGTTAGCAGCATCGTCCACTTTTGGAGCTGGTAAACAACTAAGGAATTGTCCCAGGAGAAGGAAACAGCGCGCAGCATGATAATAGGAATTGAAGgatttattcaaataatttaacaTAGCAGATTGCATATACTCGTTTATTCTCAATGTGTTCGTCAAACTCATATATGGCATTTTTAGGTGTAAAATATGTTCAGTTATTACAATCATTTCTAGAGAGGCAGCAGAATATAAGCAAGCACCATCATTTTCATACTGTCTTGATGCAATTTCATAAATCTGATTTGCATGAGAATAATCTCGTAGCATGAAGGAATAGTCGGCAAGTTTCCTAAGATATGCCTCTGGTGAAAATGGACGATAGGCATTAGATGAGGGGAAATAGTTAGAATTGGTAGAAGCATTCGAACTagataaatattttctggATGCAAATAACAGCTTACCGGTAATCCCTCGTCTCGGAGAAGCATATTGATCATCCCATGCTCTTACGCATTTGTCCAAATAAGAGACAATTCCGTTGAACGCAATGTGCGAAGATAACCGTCGCAGTGATTCATTGTCGGATTCAAAGAGTAATCGTATTTCAGTATCCGTATTAGATAAAAGGTGTAAACGTTCTTCAGCAGACAACCAAGAGGATGTTGGAAAAGGAACGGTATGTTCATAATCTAAGGTAGCCTTTTGTGAATGAAGGCGAAGAAAGTATCCACAATCTCCAAATGTCTGCTTCATCGTATCAAATATAGCCATTGAAAGCTCCAAATCATGTTGATCTTCATCATGAACATATACGAAAAGGTAGTTTATATCATTGAAAACGAAAGCAGGAAGGGAAAGGTAGGGAATCGAATTAATCAAAGATCTGAGAGATTCAAAAGGACTAGGATTATGCGAAGTTACTACGACAAGGTGAGCAACGGGATgagaaaaagtttcaaaagGAGTAATAGGTATCCCAGTTAGTAACTGTCGCACATAGACAGGAAGTGGCATTTGGTAATTCCCTTCATGAGCCAATGTCCAAGCCCATCGTTCAACGTTTTTATAATGAACGCCAAAGGAATAATCTGAAGGGGGTTCAGGTGAAACAAGACCTGGATATCGCTCACATAAAACCGAGCGAAGTGAAGGAAAAGATGCTTCACTTAAGTGGCTTTCTAAAGCATCAATTGGGacaaaatgtaaatttaaattttccaaCGTCAGCATTTCTCCATTCATTCCTCTACGGTTTACCTTTCCACGAATACGGTCTCCAAAAGGATACAACAATTCCCAAAACCCCTTAGGATATCCCTTCCTCATGGCAAACTCGTCAGCATCTCGGGAACATAGGACCGAAACTCGCGGAGCATATGCTTCTTGGATGATGGAACACAACTCCTCCATCGAATACAGTCCTTTCGACTGCATTACCTTTTCAAGATCTTCTGTTACGGGCTCTTGAAACAATTCCCCTGATGCATTAGCACTTGCATGTTGAAAAATACCTTTGGCGGAAAGGTTGCTTTCCATATTTTGCTGAGTAAATGTCAAATTCaagctttttcaattaaaaactcGAAATCCGACACTTAAATGACTTTATTACAAAGCTGATGTAGTGAAGAATACATGCAATGCACCTTTatcaacaaattttttagactAGAAGTTAACTACCTCAAGGGTATATGGAGAGGATGTACGAGATTTGACAGCAGACTAGGTCACTACATAATTaattgaatataaaaagaaaaaaacgatttcatttaataaaagtcTAATTAATCAAATTATGAGTATTTTGTTCGTATATTAGAGAGCTATGTAAAAGGACTGTACCGATCATCTAGACGACAAATATCGTACATTGAATTCACCTAGTTTGAGCCTTGAATGCTAACCAATGCTAAATGAAATGTAATGCTTTTTGGTGAGCTTacatattatttaaaataatgaaataaatatagtAACAGCAAGCTGCGACTATAATACACTAGTTTTAATAGATATATAAATGAATTCTCAAATTGATATATGAGGACAAGGGTTTAATGTTGCTTCATAGTTTTATATTCATCATCATTCGTTAGAAAATCTAAACACTTGACCGATTAGAGTATTGcagtattttaaatatacaGTTTGCTTGAGCATGAAAATACAACTCGGTAGTGAAACTGTCTTTTTATTCTAAAAGGAACCCAAGCTTAACCCAAAAAGTATAAATATTActgaatatttaaaaattgactCGTATTTTTGAACCAAGAATAATAAATCGGCTAcaagttcttttttagaAGCACCCATGAATGTTGACTATATAAACCAACCACTTTACCAtgcttttgaatttatctaaatagaaatttattaaattcacCTTTAACAGAACAAGTAGCAATTTGATTGATCTAAAATTTCTCGATTTATTACAAGGTTATATATATGTCTTGGATAAGCATAGTGGTCGCCGCCATCTCTTCTTCACCAATATGTTTCGAGGAAAACCCAACTCTATTGAGACCCTTATTTTACAAGCCACTGATGAAAAGAATACTAAAGAGAAATGGGACGTTATAATGGATGCGTGCGATCAACTATCTAGCACTTCTGGAGATGTGTAAGTTAATCGTAATCAGAGTCGTTTCACTAACTGGTTGGTAGTGGTCGGAACTcgattaaatttttaaataaaaggcTGGATACAGCGAATGCTAATATTCAATTGTTGGCTTTGACGGTATGTTTGTACCACTTTTGAGGAGGAGGAAGCAATCAATTTATGATTATTCAATCTGGAACCACTGAGAATACTATTGTCTGTGCTTTAcaaattgtttattgttCCTTATATCAATACACtctattttaaaatgaattgCGCAAATTTACTTTATCTAACGTTTGTTTTAGCTTACTGATGCCATTGTGAAAAATTGTAAGACTTCCATTGTACGAGAGATCTCCTCTAGAACATTCACGGATtctcttttgaaaatagcTAGTGACTCTACAACTCATAACCGAGTGCGTAGTAGAATCGCAGTTCTTGTCAACGAATGGGCtgaaataatgaaaaaagatcCCAACATGAGTCTTATGCAAGATATTTgtgaaaaaattagaaagcTAGGTAAGTTTCATGCACGTTTGAATGGACAAGTTAAAGATAATATGATCTAACCTCTTAGATATCGTTGATTTACGAGCTCCTAAAAAGCCAGAAAAAGAAGCGATGAATGAATTAGAACtcaaaagagaagaagaggagCTTCAATATGCTTTAGCATTATCACTTTCGGAATCGACCGCGCAATCGAATAAAGTGGAAAACCCCCAATCCACTAAAGATGAACCGCTGCAGAAAACGAACCAACGGCAGGAATCAAACTTAGCTACTTCTCCTGCTTCGACAGTTTCTCGCGTTCGAGCGCTTTATGATTTCGCGGCAACCGAGCAGGGCGAactttcatttaaaaaggGAGATATTATATTAGTCCTGGAAAGCGTGTATAAAGATTGGTGGAAAGGTTCTTGCAAAAATGCTGTTGGAATCTTTCCCGTCAATTATGTGCAACGAGTCGTTGAGCCTACCATTGAGCAGCAACGTCAATCTGCACATATGGAGCAGCAAGTTTTTGACGCGCTTCCTCAAATAGATGAACTACTTGATACCTTATCGACTACCTCTCCTGATGCTGCCGA
This region of Schizosaccharomyces pombe strain 972h- genome assembly, chromosome: II genomic DNA includes:
- the anp1 gene encoding mannan polymerase I complex subunit Anp1, with amino-acid sequence MKANRDFGRDGGPFSITPNRFQPKSSGNPIFRQKTIRTVGIIALTLVLFLFFHRSFFSSFGEFPSFSSTANAPNSDVQEYDLRKVMNAKFTGDYSPKEKVLICAPLRNAAEHLNMFFGHMNNLTYPHELIDLAFLISDTDDNTLEVLKQHLDAIQNDEDESKHFNNVLIMLKDFGAIFGQEFSDRHGFAAQGPRRKLMARARNWLLSAAIQPYHSWVYWRDVDVETAPNTILEDLMRHDKDIIVPNVYRPLPDWLGNEQPYDLNSWAESETALQLADTLGEDDVIVEGYAEYATWRPHLAYLRDPNGDPSVEMPLDGIGGVSIMSKAKVHLEGCEFPAFSFEKHAETEGFGKMAKRMGFSVYGLPHYVIWHIYEPSDDDKRIMAEMERERKEREAAELEEAKKYQTAGFTQPDDQGAEEGPLAHADDHVD
- the spf31 gene encoding DNAJ protein Spf31, producing MADVAKFLDRVEGSLNRGREIDRILSSFKLNAYDVLDILPGMSVDDIRNLYRKKSLMIHPDKNRDNPKAADAFDILKKAESDLVNDKIRESLDSAYTAARNQLLKEKKLSPNSEDVHSDQFLFDLKVRWREILIADEVARRRARQLDLANQQREQARQDEIARERKRRVESEKVWEETRDNRVGNWQDFLHKTKKNNLKKKNKKPRVLG
- the hse1 gene encoding ESCRT-0 subunit protein HSE1, with protein sequence MFRGKPNSIETLILQATDEKNTKEKWDVIMDACDQLSSTSGDVGRNSIKFLNKRLDTANANIQLLALTLTDAIVKNCKTSIVREISSRTFTDSLLKIASDSTTHNRVRSRIAVLVNEWAEIMKKDPNMSLMQDICEKIRKLDIVDLRAPKKPEKEAMNELELKREEEELQYALALSLSESTAQSNKVENPQSTKDEPLQKTNQRQESNLATSPASTVSRVRALYDFAATEQGELSFKKGDIILVLESVYKDWWKGSCKNAVGIFPVNYVQRVVEPTIEQQRQSAHMEQQVFDALPQIDELLDTLSTTSPDAADDDALQGKYHAMIALRPKLVRLIEKYASQKEELMDLNERLLVARRDYEKLYEQSMSEMRNF
- the trs8502 gene encoding TRAPP III complex subunit Trs8502, encoding MESNLSAKGIFQHASANASGELFQEPVTEDLEKVMQSKGLYSMEELCSIIQEAYAPRVSVLCSRDADEFAMRKGYPKGFWELLYPFGDRIRGKVNRRGMNGEMLTLENLNLHFVPIDALESHLSEASFPSLRSVLCERYPGLVSPEPPSDYSFGVHYKNVERWAWTLAHEGNYQMPLPVYVRQLLTGIPITPFETFSHPVAHLVVVTSHNPSPFESLRSLINSIPYLSLPAFVFNDINYLFVYVHDEDQHDLELSMAIFDTMKQTFGDCGYFLRLHSQKATLDYEHTVPFPTSSWLSAEERLHLLSNTDTEIRLLFESDNESLRRLSSHIAFNGIVSYLDKCVRAWDDQYASPRRGITGKLLFASRKYLSSSNASTNSNYFPSSNAYRPFSPEAYLRKLADYSFMLRDYSHANQIYEIASRQYENDGACLYSAASLEMIVITEHILHLKMPYMSLTNTLRINEYMQSAMLNYLNKSFNSYYHAARCFLLLGQFLSCLPAPKVDDAANWNAGLLYSKRLGPVGRAMIFQQTHTLFKSLSYLKTESTDPFSNKRTRKAALWCVLTADAWLRCRIPFRAKPFVEEAKLFYGKIDWKDLKECVAALDEVEVSKQPASNIPSS
- the fol1 gene encoding dihydropteroate synthase, with amino-acid sequence MKSLVNLWGIYPFIRNNSLHGFAKIPRIVSTIPRQLRFSSLRHPTRQMDLIHDTVVVENLNTFAVVGQDQWKRKEPQPVQIDVYMRNNVQLAGEKDELKSTIHYGIASKLLRKEIEGSFFTTPKDLVNKIASLCFEDVIDTSHVSIKLTLPKCVLRSKNGLHYYAERERNSTSNFVDRIEFSDLELATILGIHAFERQEKQRVCLNISFANTEVEALEIARAIAEYVEQSAFLTIEALVVNLSKYLCFTKNLDDISIKAEKPSAITFANASAVQIYRTRSYFLQESLHKYESTKNKIAYLSFGSNIGDKFEQIQTALSMLHKIEGIRVLDVSPLYETEPMYYKDQPSFLNGVCKIETRMSPINLLRACQSIEQEMGRIKTILKGPRCIDLDIVLYEDCVYESEVLTIPHLGLQEREFVLRPLLALSPDLVHPYTHQPLQEALDKLPSQGIRLYSSFDNKKIINGALTMGILNVTPDSFSDGGKVSQNNILEKAKSMVGDGASILDIGGQSTKPGADPVSVEEELRRVIPMISLLRSSGITVPISIDTYYSKVAKLAIEAGANIINDVTGGMGDEKMLPLAASLQVPICIMHMRGTPETMKALSIYEKDIVEEVAVELSSRVEAAVQSGVHRYNIILDPGFGFAKTPKQSAGLLGRLHELMKKPQFKDMHWLSGPSRKGFTGYFTGDASPKDRIWGTSACVTASVLQGVSIVRVHDTKEMSKVVGMANAIRYVP
- the rhp18 gene encoding postreplication repair E3 ubiquitin-protein ligase, with product MNELDATDPSDWNQTKIPSLKGLDSSLRCLICHEYFRAPLITSCSHTFCSFCIRDYLREHPMCPACRAPEQESRLRKNTILEEILESFKVIRPTLFEFLKVENVPKPVLQAPETVIAQDSASGDEEWEDDLASNSSPASIAKKTSRDSKKRKREDLVHCPACSNLVPHNQINQHLDSCLNSPSSPSSSSSPYKNKDNSKSNSLLSFKTDDDSITKRRLRSFNSADELPLKDRVRLPKLTYALLSESKIRSKLSEMGLPTDGHKQLLQRRHAKWVTLYNSNLDQKQPVSKRNLIRQLIDWERVQSKSIGVEKEKLGGGDWEKAYAEDFADLINRAKQSTTNKNDSLRNTAVESSTEPSTSNGFPATSVSPPLTIDLTNSQTGSDGPQS